A single genomic interval of Maniola jurtina chromosome 23, ilManJurt1.1, whole genome shotgun sequence harbors:
- the LOC123877460 gene encoding fibulin-2-like yields MWLILCLFILPMRYADGSLADQMSEITQLCCSQGTTYARNHSSEDCSSSIPPDVPSTFGTLCIFAMDQCCKEYFTKKTDCETGIDLATSSTTCASMKDTGKRCCDQCMSGRTVGRTRGSAACSAMVHGKSGEQLLAGDAFTQCCKNAVENESRTPSRNTTTLFKKPTDYDLSPVASVCEEYAPNELCAHHCIPIPGSYKCECNPGFMLMADGRNCREVTKNRCKPHNPCQHKCNDNGVQVKCSCRRGYKLMADGKSCEDIDECILDPPVCLPNTKCFNILGSYKCIPIKNGKSNGERGHCPPGFAKNLANNACDDINECKLPNPPCPSYICENTIGAYKCGGVSGDPGSIGKRKTPAEDRCPPGFISGLNEECEDIDECSMGKDDCNKMSQFCINTRGSFYCQDKVSKHCPPGFKTNSITNKCEDINECEDGQDICRPDQVCVNVPGEYDCKPKVNSRINKYDCPDGMRKNQATNACEDIDECAEGTHLCDQYQSCLNTNGSHECDCKLGFELDPKTRACVDINECATEQNNCIPETQRCDNTVGSFLCVRFISCGTGYTLQHSSSTCEDIDECALGIHNCERAGPEYQCMNIPGSFRCQKQAPPAPEYEYEYYDVDEEVEPSENKTEVITTTTPAPTTTETPQTAPRTTPIPVTIPTEPIPEEPKVELKRPEDNFIDNIININFDKEADKTNPNINVYKPEQPRQPEYPYQPQPNYENPEPNTNYNKEPEQPKEQEPNRNIYETEPPRQPEYPYQPQPNYENPEPQPTEKIQPPEPVEPRQPNYYSPIDQNSIEPRHPNYYEPTEPTRVTEQVTPEIDNSIPVIYPGISETTYSPIPEYPTSPKFVNVFVDQGTARVNGEKNEDGSVSIDTKDLPKNEWTKISEKPNCQNGFELDQYGACFDIDECATNRHSCSGLTEMCRNTMGGYLCDCAFGFRRDLHSMSCIPVSTSSSTTTTTSTTTTTSTTTPAPTTSSTKRSYFWNFEGHKRPTTRPFRPRSSCDVGYHLNSETGKCEDVNECVNGQANCAAAEVCVNTDGGFRCECPPNWRLDPERHRCVPNRSYPNLFPPGYRNNPVYPPVDPNEIIPGPKGPRVVAEPEITQIEDRGTVFKCPWGTRLGDDNTCEDIDECITGEAQCGPLQICTNLHGGYTCSCPVGHRWIGDHQCEDVDECTLSGSAPICSENAECVNTVGSYQCRCHEGFKSAPVNDKVCVDVDECSESHQGSLCQQRCNNFWGGYRCSCHRGYRLNADNRTCYDVDECTEFKNKNLCIGRCHNEPGSYRCSCPSGYRLSEDKRSCIDIDECETGEAPCAHGGQYEGSSDVCLNTRGSYRCYKITCPPGYQLEQKHRCTKIQQNCPPSDWECAHQPSTYSYNFITFVSNLYIPESKVDLFTMRGPAWPAATMRFQLRVVNVDAPPTVKEKADINSFLLVQTANQAVMSLVKPLQGLQSIELELSMELYNRGQFGGIAVAKIYIHVSEYEF; encoded by the exons AGATGCTGTGACCAATGCATGTCAGGAAGGACTGTGGGTAGGACGCGTGGAAGTGCTGCTTGTTCGGCGATGGTACACGGCAAGAGTGGAGAGCAATTGTTAGCTGGTGACGCTTTTACTCAGTGCTGCAAG AATGCAGTTGAAAATGAGAGCAGAACTCCTAGCAGAAATACCACAACACTATTCAAGAAACCGACGGACTACG ATTTATCCCCAGTGGCATCGGTTTGCGAAGAATATGCGCCGAATGAGCTGTGCGCTCATCATTGCATACCCATACCCGGTTCCTATAAGTGCGAGTGTAACCCTGGGTTCATGCTTATGGCTGATGGGAGGAATTGTCGAGAG GTCACAAAGAACAGGTGCAAGCCCCACAATCCCTGCCAACATAAATGTAATGACAATGGAGTGCAAGTGAAATGCTCTTGCAGGAGAGGATACAAGCTTATGGCTGATGGAAAGTCGTGTGAAG ATATTGACGAGTGTATTCTGGATCCGCCAGTATGTCTTCCTAACACAAAATGCTTCAACATCCTCGGATCATACAAATGTATTCCAATCAAAAACGGCAAGAGTAATGGGGAGAGAGGACATTGTCCTCCGGGATTTGCCAAAAATCTTGCCAATAACGCTtgtgatg ATATAAACGAGTGCAAGCTACCCAATCCACCTTGCCCAAGCTATATATGTGAGAATACGATTGGAGCGTACAAATGTGGAGGAGTTTCCGGCGATCCCGGCAGCATTGGTAAACGCAAAACACCAGCAGAAGATAGATGTCCCCCTGGCTTTATTAGCGGCTTGAATGAGGAATGCGAAG ATATCGATGAATGCAGCATGGGCAAGGACGATTGCAACAAGATGTCCCAGTTCTGTATCAACACCCGCGGCTCCTTCTACTGTCAGGACAAGGTGTCCAAGCATTGCCCGCCTGGATTCAAGACTAACTCAATCACTAACAAGTGTGAAG acatcAATGAATGTGAAGATGGTCAAGATATTTGCAGACCAGATCAAGTCTGTGTCAATGTGCCAGGGGAATACGATTGTAAGCCCAAGGTCAATTCCAG GATAAACAAATATGATTGTCCAGATGGAATGAGGAAAAACCAAGCAACCAATGCATGTGAAG atatcGACGAATGTGCAGAAGGGACACATCTCTGTGATCAGTATCAGAGCTGCTTGAATACCAACGGTAGTCACGAGTGTGATTGCAAGCTTGGATTTGAGTTGGACCCTAAAACAAGGGCTTGTGTTG ACATTAATGAATGCGCGACGGAGCAAAACAACTGTATACCTGAGACACAGCGGTGCGACAACACAGTCGGCTCATTCCTCTGCGTCCGATTCATTTCCTGCGGCACTGGCTATACCTTACAGCATTCCTCTAGCACCTGTGAAG ATATTGACGAATGTGCCCTCGGTATCCACAACTGTGAAAGAGCAGGTCCCGAGTACCAATGCATGAACATACCAGGATCGTTCCGATGCCAGAAACAAGCTCCTCCAGCACCTGAATACGAATACGAATATTATGACGtgga TGAGGAAGTTGAACCTAGCGAAAATAAGACTGAAGTTATAACCACTACAACACCAGCACCAACAACAACAGAAACGCCTCAAACAGCTCCAAGAACAACGCCTATACCTGTAACTATACCAACAGAACCAATACCAGAAGAACCCAAAGTTGAACTAAAAAGACCAgaagataattttattgataacatcataaatataaattttgatAAGGAAGCAGATAAAACGAACCCTAACATAAATGTTTACAAACCCGAACAACCTAGACAACCAGAATACCCATATCAACCACAACCAAACTATGAAAATCCTGAGCCAAATACGAATTACAATAAAGAACCTGAGCAACCTAAAGAACAAGAACCGAACAGAAATATCTATGAAACGGAACCGCCTAGACAACCGGAATACCCATATCAACCACAACCAAACTACGAAAATCCTGAACCACAACCTACAGAGAAAATTCAACCACCAGAACCTGTTGAACCAAGACAACCGAACTATTACAGTCCCATTGATCAGAATTCTATCGAACCAAGACATCCAAACTATTACGAACCAACTGAGCCTACAAGAGTAACCGAGCAAGTCACGCCAGAAATCGACAATAGTATTCCAGTAATATATCCTGGAATCTCGGAAACAACCTATAGCCCGATTCCAGAATATCCTACGTCACCGAAATTCGTGAATGTTTTTGTTGATCAAGGAACTGCTCGTGTAAATGGAGAGAAAAATGAAGATGGCTCGGTTTCAATAGATACGAAAGATTTACCGAAAAACGAGTGGACGAAGATCAGTGAGAAGCCAAATTGCCAAAATGGGTTCGAGTTAGATCAGTATGGAGCTTGTTTTG ATATCGACGAATGCGCCACAAACCGCCACAGTTGTTCTGGTCTCACGGAAATGTGCCGAAACACTATGGGAGGGTATCTATGCGACTGCGCCTTCGGTTTCCGGAGAGACTTACACTCTATGTCCTGTATTCCCGTCTCAACTTCATCATCCACCACGACTACTACTAGTACAACTACGACTACTAGTACTACTACTCCGGCTCCGACTACATCTTCTACTAAAAGAA GCTATTTCTGGAACTTCGAGGGTCATAAACGGCCGACTACACGACCATTCAGACCCAGAAGCTCTTGTGATGTTGGCTACCATTTGAACTCTGAAACTGGGAAATGTGAAG ATGTAAACGAGTGTGTAAACGGTCAAGCGAACTGCGCTGCGGCGGAAGTGTGTGTGAACACTGACGGTGGCTTCCGGTGTGAGTGTCCGCCCAACTGGAGGCTTGATCCTGAGAGGCACAGATGCGTACCCAATAGAAGTTACCCGAATTTATTCCCCCCAGGGTATAGGAATAACCCGG TATATCCTCCAGTGGACCCCAATGAAATCATCCCGGGTCCAAAAGGGCCGAGAGTAGTGGCCGAACCGGAGATCACACAAATTGAAGACCGAGGCACCGTGTTCAAATGCCCCTGGGGAACTAGACTTGGTGATGATAATACTTGCGAAG ATATAGACGAATGCATAACAGGGGAGGCGCAATGCGGTCCGCTTCAGATCTGCACCAACTTGCACGGTGGCTATACGTGCAGCTGCCCCGTTGGGCACCGCTGGATTGGCGACCATCAGTGTGAAGATGTTGATGAGTGTACGCTAAGTGGCAGTGCG CCCATTTGTTCAGAAAACGCAGAATGTGTCAACACCGTGGGATCCTACCAGTGCCGATGTCATGAGGGATTCAAATCGGCGCCAGTCAATGACAAG GTGTGCGTGGACGTGGACGAGTGTTCGGAGTCACACCAGGGCTCGCTGTGCCAGCAGCGTTGCAACAACTTCTGGGGAGGCTACAGGTGCTCCTGCCATCGAGGATACAGGCTCAATGCTGACAATCG GACGTGTTACGATGTGGACGAATGTACCGAGTTCAAGAACAAGAACCTCTGCATCGGGCGCTGTCACAACGAGCCAGGCAGTTACAGGTGCTCCTGTCCCTCAGGGTACCGACTATCCGAAGATAAGAGGAGCTGTATTG atatcgACGAATGTGAAACTGGTGAAGCGCCTTGCGCCCACGGAGGTCAATACGAGGGATCCAGTGACGTCTGCCTCAACACCAGAGGGAGCTACCGTTGCTACAAGATCACCTGTCCGCCTGGATACCAACTCGAACAGAAGCA TCGATGCACGAAGATCCAGCAGAACTGTCCACCATCTGACTGGGAGTGCGCTCATCAGCCGAGCACATACTCCTACAACTTCATCACCTTCGTATCCAACCTCTACATACCGGAGTCTAAA GTGGACCTGTTCACGATGCGTGGACCAGCGTGGCCAGCGGCGACCATGCGGTTCCAGCTGCGAGTGGTGAACGTGGACGCGCCACCTACCGTCAAGGAGAAGGCGGATATCAACTCTTTCTT ATTGGTCCAAACAGCCAACCAAGCAGTCATGTCTCTAGTGAAACCCCTACAAGGTCTGCAGAGCATAGAACTCGAGTTGTCTATGGAGTTGTACAACAGGGGCCAGTTCGGAGGTATTGCGGTCGCGAAGATATACATACACGTATCGGAATATGAGTTTTAg